One part of the Vitis riparia cultivar Riparia Gloire de Montpellier isolate 1030 chromosome 8, EGFV_Vit.rip_1.0, whole genome shotgun sequence genome encodes these proteins:
- the LOC117920608 gene encoding protein NODULATION SIGNALING PATHWAY 2-like — MESGFSLFNTIKDSPDLEFIPYSPTTLSDEYMGFPIHIDEVQHTLPSDVSSLNLEEFETILSNDTEDTFGWLEEREKSYPSKQPSVEGDDNWSFSPSMKSADASMDMDSIEALLTLPTEDVEMDNQLSIVHLVMAYGEAVEKGEAELAVVLMNRIQEKVSPAGEVVERLSYYLFQPTDKQTNYLRQESAKNFNVAFKAFYQIFPYGRFAHFAANSAVLEAMPHDAETIHIVDFDMGEGLQWSSMIDAIGQHHQKTVRLTSIKQREEGYVCAASQWRFEETKRHLYNHARSVGLKLKVEEMELQGLMNEIKRTKKKGGRSEWLAFNCMMGLPHMGSTGRRRQAMEFMRVAKELTVHSKNNNRGIITFGDGDGWEKQENTSCFRLFFNEYLIHYQALLESMEWTFPTHFAEARIAMECLFVAPHVSSLGWFQKWEEMKGGDSNVDSILGLEGWRVSQESLMEAKQMVREGESKYGVKIEGNNMNMMVLEWRGAPLVRVSAWR, encoded by the coding sequence ATGGAGTCCGGGTTCTCCCTTTTCAACACAATTAAGGACAGTCCTGACCTTGAATTCATCCCATATTCTCCAACAACGTTGTCTGATGAGTACATGGGTTTTCCCATTCATATTGATGAGGTTCAACATACACTACCGAGTGATGTTTCTTCACTAAATTTGGAGGAGTTTGAGACCATTTTGAGCAATGATACTGAGGATACGTTTGGATGgttggaggagagagagaaaagttaTCCTTCTAAACAACCCTCTGTTGAAGGAGACGACAACTGGAGCTTTAGCCCATCCATGAAGTCAGCTGATGCATCTATGGACATGGACTCGATTGAAGCTTTGTTAACCTTGCCTACAGAGGACGTGGAAATGGATAATCAACTGAGCATTGTTCATCTGGTCATGGCCTATGGAGAAGCTGTGGAGAAAGGAGAGGCAGAGCTTGCAGTTGTGTTGATGAACCGCATCCAGGAAAAAGTAAGCCCTGCTGGTGAGGTTGTGGAGCGGCTTTCATATTACTTATTCCAACCCACAGACAAGCAAACAAACTACCTCAGACAAGAGTCTGCCAAGAACTTCAATGTAGCCTTTAAAGCGTTCTACCAAATCTTCCCATATGGGAGGTTTGCTCACTTTGCAGCCAACTCGGCAGTCCTTGAGGCCATGCCTCACGATGCTGAGACCATACACATAGTTGACTTCGACATGGGAGAAGGGTTACAATGGTCTTCAATGATCGATGCCATAGGGCAACACCACCAAAAGACAGTAAGACTCACATCGATCAAGCAAAGGGAGGAGGGTTATGTTTGTGCTGCCTCACAATGGAGATTCGAGGAGACAAAGAGGCATCTCTACAATCACGCCAGGTCCGTTGGCCTAAAGCTGAAGGTAGAGGAGATGGAGCTGCAGGGGTTGATGAATGAGATAAAGAGAACGAAGAAAAAGGGTGGAAGAAGTGAATGGCTGGCTTTTAATTGTATGATGGGCCTTCCACACATGGGGAGTACTGGCAGAAGAAGGCAAGCTATGGAGTTCATGAGGGTAGCCAAGGAACTAACTGTCCATTCTAAAAATAACAACAGGGGCATCATAACTTTCGGTGATGGAGATGGCTGGGAGAAACAGGAGAACACTTCGTGTTTTAGGTTGTTctttaatgaatatttaataCATTACCAAGCCCTGTTAGAATCAATGGAGTGGACCTTCCCAACTCATTTTGCAGAAGCAAGAATAGCCATGGAGTGTCTCTTTGTGGCACCTCATGTCTCATCTCTGGGTTGGTTCCAGAAGTGGGAGGAGATGAAGGGAGGTGACTCTAATGTTGACTCAATATTGGGGTTGGAGGGGTGGAGAGTGAGCCAAGAGAGCTTAATGGAAGCCAAACAGATGGTGAGAGAAGGGGAGAGTAAATATGGGGTGAAGATTGAAGGAAACAATATGAATATGATGGTCTTAGAATGGAGAGGAGCCCCATTAGTGAGAGTTTCTGCTTGGAGGTAA